Proteins found in one Rhinolophus ferrumequinum isolate MPI-CBG mRhiFer1 chromosome 9, mRhiFer1_v1.p, whole genome shotgun sequence genomic segment:
- the LOC117027140 gene encoding endogenous retrovirus group K member 113 Gag polyprotein-like: MYTNPWNPGGKNPPVSNPTAPPPEGPRVWDPPLPPPQPPIWDMFTKPPPGYVKPGSDSLVRSPLQLACEEAHTQGESTRHFGVYLLFVRTDQAGNQVREWRPFQWKQVKELKEACAQYGPIAPFTMAIIDALTGDATPPEDWKHIAHACLSGGDYLLWKSEFYENCKTKANENALRQIPVTFDMLAGEGLYAELRNQMGYMPGAYGQIAAAAKDAWRMLPDSSRKEEQVTQIRQGADEPFQDFVSRLSTAAGRTFGSTVATQAFIKQLAYENANSACQAVIRPFRKKGTLSDFICLCADVGPSFSQGIALAAALQGKPIKEVMYQQAKLHAGSRSGACFTCGKLGHRAAQCPRKAEPENSAAPTKKPPDICPKCRRGKHWANECKSKTDKDGKPIQGNWVRGQPQAPNQQCYGALQIPEQIQGQKGNGSLKENISQIYSGPPQAAQDWTCVPPPTSY; encoded by the coding sequence ATGTATACCAATCCTTGGAATCCAGGGGGTAAAAATCCCCCTGTGAGCAATCCCACTGCGCCGCCTCCTGAGGGACCCCGCGTGTGGGATcctccgctgccaccaccgcagccaccgatttgggacatgtttacaAAGCCCCCGCCAGGTTATGTTAAGCCAGGGTCAGATTCACTTGTACGATCTCCACTTCAGCTGGCTTGTGAGGAAGCTCACACGCAAGGAGAATCTACAAGACACTTTGGCGTGTATCTCCTTTTTGTGAGAACTGATCAGGCAGGAAATCAAGTTAGGGagtggagaccttttcagtggaaacaggtaaaagaattgaaagaggCATGTGCTCAGTATGGCCCTATAGCTCCTTTTACTATGGCCATTATTGATGCATTAACGGGGGACGCTACCCCCCCGGAGGACTGGAAACACATCGCTCATGCCTGCCTTTCTGGAGGCGATTACCttttatggaaatcagaattttatgaaaattgtaagaCAAAGGCTAATGAGAATGCATTGAGACAAATTCCTGTTACTTTCGATATGCTGGCAGGAGAAGGCTTGTATGCCGAGTTAAGAAATCAGATGGGCTACATGCCTGGTGCTTACGGCCAGATTGCTGCGGCAGCTAAGGATGCCTGGCGAATGCTGCCTGATTCCTCCCGCAAAGAAGAACAAGTAACTCAAATAAGACAAGGAGCCGATGAACCTTTTCAGGACTTTGTGTCTCGCCTCAGTACGGCTGCGGGGCGAACTTTTGGTTCAACAGTGGCCACTCAGGCTTTTATTAAACAGCTTGCTTATGAGAATGCTAATTCTGCCTGTCAAGCAGTTATCAGaccatttagaaaaaaaggaactttatctgattttatttgcCTGTGTGCCGATGTGGGCCCGTCTTTTTCTCAAGGTATAGCCCTAGCCGCAGCTTTACAAGGCAAACCTATCAAAGAAGTAATGTATCAACAGGCAAAACTCCATGCAGGGAGTCGTTCTGgggcttgttttacttgtggaaaattgggacATCGAGCGGCTCAATGCCCTCGCAAAGCCGAGCCCGAGAATTCAGCGGCTCCCACAAAAAAGCCGCCAGATATATGCCCTAAGTGTAGGAGAGGAAAGCATTGGGCTAATGAATGCAAGTCTAAGACAGATAAGGATGGAAAGCCgatccagggaaactgggtgaggggccagccccaggccccgaatcaacaatgttatggggcactaCAAATTCCGGAGCAGATACAGGGACAAAAAGGGAACGGGTCcctgaaagaaaacatatcaCAGATCTATTCAGGGCCACCgcaggcagcgcaggattggacttgtgttccaccaccgacatcgtattaa